The Zingiber officinale cultivar Zhangliang chromosome 2A, Zo_v1.1, whole genome shotgun sequence genomic sequence actccagctaGTGATTGTAGCTGTTGCTCAAGAAAATCAATATGTTTGTGATTTCATGTGGATTGTTGGTTCGGTTGTGAACACATCTGCATCATCTTGCAAAAGGGCCGACAAACTTCGACAACTTGAACATGACAAAAAAGTTAAACTTCTTGAAAGAGGAGAGATTAGTTCAGGTATAGGGCTAAACCAAGAAACTAGTCTAGCTAGACCTGGAGATACACAATGGGAGTCACATCTTTCAACTTTATGTCGTATTGAACAAATGTGGCCATCTGTTATAGAGGTTGTTCAAAATTTGATTGATGATGGTGATCATTCTTCTAAGGGTTTAAGTAGAACTTTGGTTGAAAAAATGGAGAGGTATGAATTTGTGTTTATTCTACTATTGATGAAACATATATTGGCAATCACAAATCATTTGCCAACTGTTCTACAAGAGAAAGATCAAAATATTGCGAATGCGATGCGTTTGATCAATAATGTAAAAGGCAAATTGCAAAAGTTGAGAGATTCTAGATGGGATGTTTTACTTGAGGATGTGAAGAAGTTTTGTAACACTCATTCCATTGAAATAATGAAGGCATTTCAGATTTGGGGGATCTTGCAAAGAAAATTattgaaacaatgaaaaaccatgTGTTTCCTTTGGTTTATCGGATGATTGAGCTAGCCTTACTTCTTCCAATTGCTACTGCAACCGTTGAAAGGGTGTTTTCGGCAACGAATATTGTCAAAACAGATTTGCGAAACAGGATTGGAGATAAATGGATGAATGACAGTTTGGTAGTCTATATCGAAAAAGATGTTTTTAATACTATCGACAACGAGCCAATTTTATAGCGTTTTCAAAACATGGACTCTCGAAGAATGCAATTGTCATATATTCGTTAGTAGACTACTTTAATATTATTGTACGAGTTTTTTCATAATATTGTACCTTTTTTCCTGTATGtcaagttatttaaaaaatatttttttaattacatgGAATTTATTAACTGTTCAAAAAAAAATTCGCCGCGCTCAGATCACGATCGCCCCTCCATGCTTGAATTTCTGGATCCGCCACTGGCTCACAGCGAACGACCTATCATCCCAGCGTTCTTAAATCAACAGTCATTAAGAAAAATTCATTCTTAATTCACATGAAACTCCATCTTTAGGTGATGTGCCCCTGCACCATTACCCGAGGGCATTGATAAACTCATCTTAAGTTCAAAGATGAGTCACCAAATTTCCAACATCAACAAAATGGTTAATATTATCTGATACAGGCTGTTACGAATGGACCCAGGTGTGAGTATGATGTGGtagtcaaagttaaggtgagATGACGGTCTAAGTCAAGAGGAGGTGGCAATCAGGGAGTTACTCGTAACAAGGCTTGGTTCCTCATCCAGCACTAAGGCCCTCAGAACAAGGACGTCCAACCAATAGGCCAGTCGAACCAAAGGACTGAAGGAGCCTACCGCTCCCCGCCTGTATTAAGACGCCTAATATATACCCGACCGACCATCGTTCGTTCGAGTTCAAGAGAGTCCTGACTGACCACAAGACTTGCCAAGAATAATATTCGAATAGGACCCGGGGACCTAGCATTAGCGTTGGTATCGGTCGGTTCGGTTTGGTTTGCTCTACCACGGTTCGATTTTTCGATTttcaatttgaaaatatttggtctgaaaccaaactattttttATTACCGTTCGGTTCATTTTTTATAATATAGTCCGCTTTTTCGGTCGGTTATATACGCTTTTAATACTTAATTGAACTAATTCTGTGTGATTGCAAATATTAGTTTTAAAGACAGAAAAATAACACTAGATTAAAATTATGAGTTTACAtttaaaatgaaaaccaaaatataaaaaaattaatattaaaattttattacgaCCTAATATTAATATGATATATCATTTGATTAATGCAATACAAAATATAGACTCAAGTCATTCAACGACAATAAAACTTAAATTGTTCCAATATCAAAGaagtaattttaataattaaataagatTACTTGTTACtactaaatataaaaaatataaaaaaaaattaaaggctCAAATGTATGGTTTATAGTTtataaaatataagtaaattattAAAAATCCAAATATATGTCCAATATTTCAGAAAGAGTGAAAATGTTATTGGAAAATCTGACCTAAAAAAAATCGAAAAGAAAGTTTCTTCGGTTTGTTTGGTCGGTTCGATTTTTTCGATTTGGTTGGTTTTTTCAATTCGGTCGGTTTATGCCCACCCCTACCTAGCATCCCGCTCTGGGTGCCTAGTATACAACCGATTAAACATATGAGTCTTCACTGTTCATTCTCCCATCCTCCTGTATATGGGCGGTCGGATAAACAACTGACTAGAGTTATAAGGCTCAGTATCCTTATCTTCGCCAAGTAAACATACAATGCAAAACTCATAAGAAACCTGCCTGGATTTCTAGAACTTAAATGTACTTCAGGGACAAGCTTCCTAGTACAAGGACGATAGGCTAAAAGTACTAGTCGGGCTTCTCGAGGGCTCAGTTCTCCATTATTAATAAACAAGTATTCCTACATATAGTCGGTCAATCTTAATAATCGTTGAAACCTAAGGGACTTGGTTTCCCATTACTTTATAATCAGATCTTCAGCATTATACAACATATATTTGAGTGGTCTTAACGGGTGAACATCCTACCATACTTAGCACTCTGCTCTTATATATATACCCGTTCGGCTAAATATCTAGTTGAGATATCTTCAGGGACCACATTGTTAGAGAATCACAAcagtctgtcagagaataacaacCATCTGTTAAAGAATATTCTTCTGTTATTACATGGATATTCAATAGAACTTTCCTCAAATGTGGCTTTACATTTTCCATTAGCTGACACTTTATGATAGCATATTCTTTCAATCGCCTTATTAGTGGTGTCAGTTATAAAAAGGGTGCATATAGGTAACGGAAGATTCCTCGAAAAGTGACTTTACGCCTCCCAAAATACTTCCCTTACACAAAAACTTCTGACACTCAACAT encodes the following:
- the LOC122043984 gene encoding zinc finger MYM-type protein 1-like produces the protein MNALGNNQMIAPKIQKQLVNSCAVETSNAILVDLGDRWFTLLLDEARDCSVKEKMAVVIRYVNKHGELIERFMVVFHAETTTASCLKEVIDSLFAKYGLSVARLRGQGFDGASNMSGEFNGLKALIMKENPYALYVHCFAHQLQLVIVAVAQENQYVCDFMWIVGSVVNTSASSCKRADKLRQLEHDKKVKLLERGEISSGIGLNQETSLARPGDTQWESHLSTLCRIEQMWPSVIEVVQNLIDDGDHSSKGLSRTLVEKMERYEFVFILLLMKHILAITNHLPTVLQEKDQNIANAMRLINNVKGKLQKLRDSRWDVLLEDVKKFCNTHSIEIMKAFQIWGILQRKLLKQ